A stretch of DNA from Candida dubliniensis CD36 chromosome 6, complete sequence:
GGCAGCTTTTAGTTAGATCCGAAGATTCATTCGGTAATCCAAATGTCATTGTCACTACTGTTATGCAACCATTCAATGCTGATCCTTCTAAGGTTGCTTCTTATCAAGTGTATGAAGATTCCGCTAAAGCTGATTGTGCCCCCTCCTATGCCCTTCAATTTGGCTCTGACGTGAGTACTTTGGCTACCCAAGCTGAAACATTCTTATTGGCACCATTGTTAGACCAAGGATACTATGTTGTGTCTCCAGATTATGAAGGACCTAAACTGACATTCACTGTTGGCAAACAATCTGGTCAAGCTGTGTTAAACTCCATTCGTGCAGCCTTAAAGTCCGGTAATACTACCAATATTAAAGAAGACGCTAAAGTTGTTATGTGGGGATACTCTGGCGGATCTTTAGCCTCTGGTTGGGCAGCTGCTTTGCAACCAGACTATGCTTCAGACTTAGGTGGTAACTTATTGGGTGCTGCATTAGGTGGATTTGTTACCAACATCACCGCTACGGCTGAAGCAACTGATGGTACTGTCTTTGCCGGAATCGTGGCAAACGCCTTAGGTGGTGTTGCAAATGAATATTCTGAATTCAAAGAAATCTTGCAAAATGACACCGACAAACAATCCGTGTTTGATCAGTTTGACAGTCATTGTTTGGTTGATGGTGTGATCGCCTATGTTGGTACTCACTTTTTGTCCGGCTCTAG
This window harbors:
- the LIP4 gene encoding secreted lipase, putative (In C. albicans: putative orthologue is a secreted lipase, member of a differentially expressed lipase gene family with possible roles in nutrition or in creating an acidic microenvironment; expressed more strongly during mucosal infections than during systemic infections), translated to MLYLILFLAVPIYAGLILPAKPSIDPFYNAPAGFEKAAVGEILQSRKTPKPITAVFVPVKIQNSWQLLVRSEDSFGNPNVIVTTVMQPFNADPSKVASYQVYEDSAKADCAPSYALQFGSDVSTLATQAETFLLAPLLDQGYYVVSPDYEGPKSTFTVGKQSGQAVLNSIRAALKSGNTTNIKEDAKVVMWGYSGGSLASGWAAALQPDYASDLGGNLLGAALGGFVTNITATAEATDGTVFAGIVANALGGVANEYSEFKEILQNDTDKQSVFDQFDSHCLVDGVIAYVGTHFLSGSSRIFKSGWDILKNPTISKIVEDNGLVYQKQLVPKIPIFVYHGAIDQVVPIANVKKTYQNWCDAGIASLEFTEDATNGHVTETLVGAPAALTWIIGRFNGKQTVSGCQHTKRTSNFEYPNIPPSILNYFKAALNVLIQKGLGPDIQKDQISPDGLKKIPTLVYS